One genomic window of Halococcus sediminicola includes the following:
- a CDS encoding amino acid permease, producing MVEHTRTLDFKVAFAIGLGTMIAAGIFSLSGIAVYQIGSTAVIAFVLAAVVAGITAATYSEFASIYSENGGGYLFTSRSLEDRDLLTYAVGVSLFLGYCGTTAYYLAVMDEWFFRFLIPETLHVLPRGTFGVLVAVLLGTLNARGTEESGTFQVLVTSAKVVILVLFVGGMFASVGIGPAIGEFAGDFQFAPVGTGSVAALAFITFFGFSAIAASAGEIIEPKKTVPRAIAASIVTVTVLYTFVIIAMVNITNVSGRLMRSPDQILQLGETAMGAVAQAFIPLSVAGVPVGTYLIVAGAIFSMVSASNASILAASGIGSLMGRQGHAPRRLSRLHPTHGTPYLSTATATGLVVTLMLAFITLLGEHGLAGPLSVGFEATVAGFDIAIEEFSLGLSTLNGFAVLNLLLPLAVVNGALIYSRRRHPDIERGFRVPGVPIVPILGIIANVALIYNLPPVGIAVGLVLAAVLVIAYLVWGGAPDTEDLFERVTEPTEVTSANGGTDESDERFHILVPVARPDRAPTHVRLAAALGRVVEGEPFVHVINTTRIPEQTPNEIVTDDAEKRAERLSDVLAAADIDVDYSVEGHICRDIAFDILQTAREDEADLVLMGYPEDHEEVTERVEYEAPCDVLFANGFDESIDVSRVNVGAGGGPHHRALLSLVQRMGDAGSELHVISVEPGEEGGTAENLDDTLGPLSGSDVVQVHNVSAPNVAEGLVSTAKENGGMLVIGATRTRRLRRWVFGSTPDRVIDLAEERGVPVIVYAGTTGLTDTIGDWLFPLYRYYRKFTRRRSRGTPEGRSGSSASSDT from the coding sequence ATGGTAGAGCACACGCGGACGTTGGATTTCAAAGTCGCCTTCGCCATCGGTCTCGGCACGATGATCGCGGCAGGGATCTTCTCGCTGTCCGGTATCGCGGTCTATCAGATCGGCTCGACCGCCGTGATCGCGTTCGTGCTCGCGGCCGTGGTGGCGGGCATCACCGCCGCGACCTACTCGGAGTTCGCCTCGATCTACTCCGAGAACGGCGGCGGCTATCTCTTCACCTCTCGCAGCCTCGAAGACCGCGACCTGCTGACGTACGCCGTCGGCGTTTCGCTCTTTCTCGGCTACTGTGGCACGACGGCCTACTACCTCGCGGTGATGGACGAGTGGTTTTTCAGATTTCTCATCCCCGAGACGCTCCACGTGCTTCCGCGCGGGACGTTCGGCGTGCTCGTCGCCGTGCTTTTGGGCACACTCAACGCCCGCGGCACCGAGGAGTCGGGTACCTTTCAGGTGCTCGTGACGAGCGCGAAGGTCGTCATCCTTGTGCTGTTCGTCGGCGGGATGTTCGCGAGCGTCGGTATCGGGCCGGCCATCGGCGAGTTCGCCGGGGATTTCCAGTTCGCCCCAGTGGGGACGGGCTCGGTGGCGGCGCTCGCATTCATCACCTTCTTCGGTTTCTCGGCCATCGCGGCCTCGGCGGGTGAGATCATCGAGCCGAAAAAGACCGTCCCGCGGGCCATCGCGGCCTCGATCGTCACCGTCACGGTACTATATACGTTCGTCATCATCGCGATGGTCAATATAACCAATGTCTCCGGTCGGCTCATGCGCTCGCCCGACCAGATCCTCCAACTGGGTGAGACCGCGATGGGGGCGGTCGCACAGGCGTTCATCCCGCTCTCAGTCGCCGGCGTCCCGGTGGGAACCTATCTCATCGTCGCCGGAGCCATCTTCTCGATGGTGTCGGCATCGAACGCCTCCATCCTCGCCGCATCGGGTATCGGCTCGCTGATGGGCCGACAGGGCCACGCGCCCCGCCGGCTCTCGCGGCTTCATCCCACTCACGGCACGCCCTATCTGAGTACCGCGACGGCCACAGGCTTGGTCGTCACACTCATGCTGGCGTTCATCACGCTGCTCGGCGAGCACGGTCTTGCCGGCCCGCTTTCGGTGGGATTCGAGGCCACCGTCGCCGGCTTCGACATCGCCATCGAGGAGTTCTCGCTGGGACTGAGCACGCTGAATGGCTTCGCCGTCCTCAATCTCCTCCTGCCGCTCGCGGTGGTCAACGGCGCGCTCATCTACTCGCGCCGCCGCCATCCCGACATTGAGCGGGGCTTTCGCGTGCCCGGCGTCCCCATCGTTCCGATACTCGGCATCATCGCCAACGTCGCGCTCATCTACAACCTCCCGCCAGTGGGCATCGCCGTCGGTCTCGTGCTGGCAGCGGTGCTCGTGATCGCGTATCTCGTCTGGGGTGGCGCACCCGACACCGAGGACCTCTTCGAGCGCGTCACCGAGCCGACCGAAGTGACGAGCGCGAACGGCGGCACCGACGAGTCCGACGAACGCTTCCACATCCTCGTCCCGGTCGCCCGCCCCGACCGTGCGCCGACACACGTCCGTCTCGCGGCGGCGCTCGGGCGGGTCGTCGAGGGCGAACCGTTCGTCCACGTTATCAACACCACCCGCATCCCCGAACAGACACCCAACGAGATCGTGACCGACGACGCCGAAAAGCGCGCCGAGCGCCTGAGTGACGTCCTCGCTGCGGCCGACATCGACGTCGACTACTCCGTGGAGGGCCACATCTGCCGTGACATCGCCTTCGACATCCTCCAGACCGCTCGCGAGGACGAAGCCGACCTCGTCCTGATGGGCTATCCCGAAGACCACGAGGAGGTCACCGAGCGCGTCGAGTACGAGGCCCCCTGTGACGTGCTGTTCGCGAACGGCTTCGACGAGTCGATCGACGTCTCGCGGGTGAACGTCGGCGCGGGTGGCGGTCCACACCACCGGGCGCTGCTCTCGCTCGTCCAGCGCATGGGCGACGCCGGCTCCGAACTCCACGTCATCAGTGTCGAGCCGGGTGAGGAGGGCGGCACGGCCGAGAATCTCGACGACACCCTCGGCCCGCTGTCGGGGAGCGACGTCGTGCAAGTCCACAACGTGTCGGCCCCGAACGTCGCCGAGGGACTGGTCTCCACAGCTAAAGAGAACGGGGGCATGCTCGTCATCGGCGCGACCCGCACCCGCCGACTCCGGCGCTGGGTGTTCGGCAGCACGCCCGACAGGGTAATCGATCTCGCCGAGGAGCGCGGCGTGCCGGTCATCGTCTATGCAGGCACCACGGGGCTGACGGACACCATCGGCGACTGGTTGTTCCCGCTCTATCGGTACTACCGCAAGTTCACCCGCCGCCGATCCCGGGGGACGCCGGAGGGTCGGTCGGGGTCGAGTGCGAGTTCGGACACGTAA
- a CDS encoding amino acid permease, with the protein MSGDTAGVETELDRDIGFVGAVALGVGTMIAAGIFVLSGLAVSNVGVLAIASFLLAAFVASFTAFAYAEFASLYPESGGGYAYVANTFDRDWTYIVGWSMILGYPASAAFYLASFGDWFYRFIYPLLSIPEATPYWLSAVGVLVLLVGINLKGTEETGLFQIVITALKVALIFLFLYGGLQAFDTEVIMTSLAANSQGFADLRDIGVTSALVFITFFGFEAIATNAEEIEDPGRTIPRAIFFSMGFVSVVYAFVVLVIVFAVNDAQFLQFLAANVDLGGVSAQQFIANSGEVSMAYAAQYYLGPVGFYVIIVGALLSMVAAANATILAGSRVKLAMSRRDHLPSRFEKLHSSFNTPYLSVFLTGGIILVYIFLFTVIFGGGPESEAVLQLPVALPLVGAELHLGIEAITHFADFMLLTGLIVVNLAVVRSRRKFPDVERGFTVPAVPWVPAFAVIANLVLLVNVEPSSFALGLFAELVGVGFWFVWKGGAPSTAAIERETPTAVAERNPSGHEREYRIVVPIANPDHAEQLMATAADIAEDRHGEILALSVVDLPDQTPLSEGRQYVDERRDVLNRAMRFADENTGRLSTDGRGPAAADAGEEQSSTNVPVSGTVRIAHHVDDAVLHTINQYDADAVLMGWGGWRARRREVVLGSTVDTVVTEADCDVLVERIDPDTPTVGSILLPTAGGPHAELAGEVARSVARATGARIELFRVVDAESERETAEAALEATLDEFAGIDGEATVVVDDDVVAAITEQSADHDLTVIGATREGLLQRVVFGAIPERVGEGAESTVILARRNLDITSRLRRLLGR; encoded by the coding sequence ATGAGCGGGGATACGGCCGGCGTCGAGACCGAACTCGACCGCGACATCGGCTTCGTCGGTGCGGTCGCCCTCGGTGTCGGGACGATGATCGCCGCCGGCATCTTCGTGCTCTCGGGGCTCGCGGTCTCGAACGTCGGCGTGCTCGCCATCGCCTCGTTCCTGCTCGCGGCCTTCGTCGCCTCGTTCACCGCCTTCGCCTACGCCGAGTTCGCCTCGCTGTATCCCGAAAGCGGCGGCGGCTACGCCTACGTCGCCAACACGTTCGACCGCGATTGGACGTACATCGTGGGGTGGTCGATGATCCTCGGCTATCCCGCGAGTGCGGCCTTCTATCTGGCGAGTTTCGGCGACTGGTTCTACCGGTTCATCTACCCACTGTTGTCGATTCCCGAGGCCACGCCGTACTGGCTGTCGGCGGTCGGCGTGCTCGTGCTCCTCGTCGGTATCAACCTCAAGGGCACCGAGGAAACTGGTCTCTTCCAGATCGTCATCACCGCGCTCAAGGTCGCACTCATCTTCCTCTTCCTCTACGGTGGTCTCCAGGCGTTCGACACCGAGGTCATCATGACCTCGCTGGCGGCGAACTCACAGGGGTTCGCCGACCTCCGGGACATCGGCGTGACGAGCGCGCTCGTCTTTATCACCTTCTTCGGCTTCGAGGCGATCGCCACCAACGCCGAGGAGATCGAGGATCCCGGCCGGACGATCCCGCGGGCGATCTTCTTCAGCATGGGCTTCGTCTCGGTGGTCTACGCCTTCGTCGTGCTCGTCATCGTCTTCGCCGTCAACGACGCACAGTTCCTCCAGTTCCTCGCGGCCAACGTCGACCTCGGCGGGGTCTCGGCCCAGCAGTTCATCGCCAACAGCGGTGAGGTGTCGATGGCGTACGCCGCCCAGTATTATCTGGGGCCCGTCGGCTTCTACGTCATCATCGTCGGCGCGCTGCTTTCGATGGTCGCGGCGGCCAACGCCACCATCCTCGCCGGTTCGCGCGTGAAACTGGCGATGAGTCGCCGCGACCACCTTCCCAGCCGCTTCGAGAAACTGCACTCCTCGTTCAACACGCCATATCTGTCGGTGTTCCTCACCGGCGGAATCATCCTAGTGTACATCTTTCTGTTCACCGTGATCTTCGGCGGCGGTCCGGAGAGCGAGGCCGTCCTCCAGTTGCCGGTCGCGCTGCCGCTCGTGGGTGCGGAACTCCACCTCGGCATCGAGGCCATCACCCACTTCGCCGACTTCATGCTGCTGACCGGACTCATCGTCGTCAACCTCGCGGTCGTCCGCTCGCGCCGGAAGTTCCCCGACGTCGAGCGGGGCTTTACCGTGCCGGCGGTCCCGTGGGTGCCCGCATTCGCGGTGATCGCAAACCTCGTCTTGCTCGTCAACGTCGAGCCGTCGAGTTTCGCGCTCGGGCTGTTCGCCGAGCTCGTCGGCGTGGGCTTCTGGTTCGTGTGGAAGGGCGGAGCGCCCTCGACGGCAGCCATCGAGCGCGAGACGCCCACAGCGGTGGCCGAGCGCAACCCGTCGGGCCACGAGCGTGAGTACCGCATCGTGGTGCCCATCGCCAACCCCGACCACGCCGAACAGCTGATGGCGACGGCGGCCGACATCGCCGAAGACAGACACGGCGAAATACTCGCGCTCTCGGTCGTCGACCTGCCGGACCAGACGCCGCTCTCGGAGGGCCGTCAGTACGTCGACGAGCGCCGTGACGTGCTGAATCGGGCGATGCGATTTGCCGACGAGAACACGGGACGACTCTCCACGGACGGACGGGGTCCCGCGGCCGCCGACGCCGGCGAGGAGCAATCGTCCACGAACGTCCCGGTCAGCGGGACGGTCCGCATCGCCCACCACGTCGACGACGCCGTGCTGCACACCATCAACCAGTACGACGCCGACGCCGTCCTCATGGGCTGGGGTGGCTGGCGGGCGCGCCGCCGGGAGGTCGTCCTCGGCAGTACCGTCGATACGGTGGTCACCGAAGCCGACTGCGACGTGCTCGTCGAGCGCATCGATCCCGACACCCCGACGGTGGGGTCGATACTGCTGCCGACCGCCGGCGGGCCACACGCGGAGTTGGCCGGCGAGGTCGCCCGCTCGGTCGCGCGCGCGACCGGCGCACGCATCGAACTGTTCCGTGTCGTCGATGCCGAAAGCGAGCGCGAAACCGCCGAAGCCGCACTCGAAGCGACGCTCGACGAATTCGCGGGTATCGACGGCGAGGCGACGGTCGTCGTGGATGACGATGTCGTCGCGGCGATCACCGAACAGTCAGCCGACCACGACTTGACCGTCATCGGCGCGACGCGCGAGGGACTGCTCCAGCGCGTGGTCTTCGGTGCGATTCCCGAACGGGTCGGCGAAGGAGCTGAGAGCACGGTGATCCTCGCCCGGCGAAACCTCGACATCACTTCGCGGCTGCGACGGTTGCTCGGTCGGTAG
- a CDS encoding alpha,alpha-trehalose-phosphate synthase (UDP-forming) encodes MGAEHSATDDGIVPAVGDGDMIVVSNRQPYTHSYEQRDGERSITVNRPAGGLTAGLDPVMQQTDGTWIAWGDGEADADVTDDDGEVRMPPESGAYTLKRLWLTDEEVEGYYYGYSNRVLWPLCHGGTMKTEYVERFWQRYQQVNETFADAVIETTGENSLVWFQDYHFTLAPRQVREAVPDSAFLTHFWHITWPGWDTFRACPQHEQLLEGLLGNDLLGFHVERYCENFLDCVDEALDDAFIDPEGGRVNYEGHTTVVRAFPMGIDAQSIRECSEDAGAEFWDDFRATYDIDSETSVVVGVDRLDYTKGIVERLEALERLWETCPEYRGEVSYVQKANESRSLIPDYQDLQTEVQESIERINDRFGTDEWQPVIYINEFIPQQQLCGLYRHSDVMLVSAVRDGMNLVAKEYVAAQVDDDGVLVLSDQAGAHEELGEQALTINPYDTDAFADTIETALTMDVEERAERMVALREQVESHDLYAWMESVFDAVDELRAKRDDD; translated from the coding sequence ATGGGGGCTGAACACAGCGCGACGGACGACGGAATCGTGCCGGCGGTCGGCGACGGCGACATGATCGTCGTCTCCAACCGCCAGCCGTACACGCACAGCTACGAGCAACGCGATGGCGAGCGCTCCATCACCGTGAACCGACCGGCCGGCGGTCTCACGGCGGGACTCGACCCCGTGATGCAGCAGACCGACGGCACGTGGATCGCGTGGGGCGATGGCGAGGCCGACGCCGACGTGACCGACGACGATGGGGAGGTACGGATGCCGCCCGAATCGGGGGCCTACACGCTGAAACGTCTCTGGCTCACCGACGAGGAGGTCGAGGGCTATTACTATGGCTACTCCAATCGCGTGCTCTGGCCGCTCTGTCACGGCGGTACGATGAAGACCGAGTACGTCGAGCGGTTCTGGCAGCGCTACCAGCAGGTCAACGAGACGTTCGCCGACGCGGTCATCGAGACCACCGGCGAGAACTCGCTCGTCTGGTTTCAGGACTACCACTTCACGCTCGCACCCCGACAGGTACGCGAGGCCGTTCCCGATAGCGCCTTCCTCACGCACTTCTGGCATATCACGTGGCCCGGCTGGGACACGTTCCGGGCCTGTCCCCAGCACGAACAGTTGCTCGAAGGCCTGCTCGGCAACGATCTACTGGGATTCCACGTCGAGCGCTACTGTGAGAACTTCCTGGACTGTGTCGACGAGGCGCTCGACGACGCCTTCATCGACCCCGAGGGCGGGCGCGTCAACTACGAGGGCCACACCACGGTCGTCAGGGCTTTCCCGATGGGTATCGACGCCCAGTCGATCCGCGAGTGCAGCGAGGACGCCGGCGCGGAGTTCTGGGACGACTTTCGCGCGACCTACGACATCGACAGCGAGACGAGCGTGGTCGTCGGCGTCGACAGGCTCGACTACACGAAGGGCATCGTCGAGCGCCTCGAAGCGCTCGAACGCCTCTGGGAAACCTGCCCCGAGTATCGTGGCGAGGTCTCGTACGTCCAAAAGGCGAACGAGAGCCGCTCGCTCATCCCGGACTATCAGGACCTCCAGACCGAAGTCCAGGAGTCCATCGAGCGCATCAACGATCGCTTCGGCACCGACGAGTGGCAACCCGTCATCTACATCAACGAGTTCATCCCCCAACAGCAACTCTGTGGGCTGTATCGCCACTCGGACGTCATGTTAGTGAGTGCCGTCCGCGACGGGATGAACCTCGTCGCCAAGGAGTACGTCGCCGCACAGGTCGACGACGACGGCGTGCTCGTGCTCTCGGATCAGGCCGGCGCACACGAGGAACTCGGCGAGCAGGCACTCACCATCAACCCGTACGATACGGATGCGTTCGCCGACACCATCGAGACGGCGCTGACGATGGACGTAGAAGAGCGCGCCGAGCGGATGGTCGCCCTGCGCGAACAGGTCGAATCGCACGACCTCTACGCGTGGATGGAGAGCGTCTTCGACGCCGTCGACGAACTGCGGGCGAAGCGCGACGATGACTGA
- the uvrA gene encoding excinuclease ABC subunit UvrA codes for MSKDEIVVRGAEEHNLKDLDVTIPREAFTVVTGLSGSGKSSLAFETVYAEGQRRYIESLSAYARNFLGQMDKPQVETVEGLSPAISIDQKNAANNPRSTVGTVTELHDYLRLLYARIGTPHCPECGREVGEQSAQQMVRRILELPEGTKAKIAAPVVRDQKGAFEELFDDLVSEGYSRVEVDGEEFDLATNRPELDENYDHTVDVVVDRVKISGEARSRITDSVETALEEADGVLKVILPDPPDADIGGATARATGDLAGEDTDRAVVEFSEALACTHCGIDISEIETRSFSFNSPHGACPECEGIGETKEVDADLVVQDSEKPLREVFEPWSYSRSYYRTRLDAVAAHFDVALETPFEELDEDIREAFLYGTSEQVVFERRTKNGTRRKKKRFEGVIPNLERRHVETESQSTRDHIEKFMAVTTCPACDGTRLKPESRAVLVDDTAITAVNRMSIGDALAHFEGMEEGMSERDLTIAAEILKEIRARLGFMCEVGLEYLTLDRQAATLSGGESQRIRLATQIGSGLVGVLYVLDEPSIGLHQRDNDRLLNTLEELRDLGNTLLVVEHDEATMRRADEVIDMGPGPGKRGGEVVAQGTVDEIERVDGSVTGAYLSGRKAIPVPDERRQPDGELTIRGARQHNLKDLDVSIPLGCFTAITGVSGSGKSTLMHDVLYKGLVREMNDNRTVDPGEHDAIEYEEIETVRLIDQSPIGRTPRSNPATYTGVFDHVRELFAETKLAKQRGYEKGRFSFNVKGGRCEACGGQGTVKIEMNFLSDVHVPCEECGGARYNDETLDVEYKEQTIADVLDMSVEEAYEFFEADTRLKRRLQLLRDVGLDYMRLGQPSTTLSGGEAQRVKLAEELGKKQTGDTLYLLDEPTTGLHSADERKLISVLQRLVDNGNTVVVVEHELDLVKNADHVVDLGPEGGENGGEIVAADTPEAVAGIEESHTGRYLRDLLPGIELEGPRADRRVAADDD; via the coding sequence ATGAGTAAGGACGAAATCGTCGTCCGGGGAGCCGAAGAGCACAACCTGAAGGACCTCGACGTCACCATCCCGCGCGAGGCGTTCACCGTCGTCACCGGACTCTCCGGGTCGGGGAAATCCTCGCTGGCCTTCGAGACGGTCTACGCCGAGGGCCAGCGACGCTACATCGAGAGTCTGTCCGCCTACGCCAGGAATTTCCTCGGCCAGATGGACAAGCCACAGGTCGAGACCGTCGAAGGTCTCTCGCCAGCGATCAGTATCGATCAGAAAAACGCCGCCAACAACCCCCGTTCCACAGTGGGAACGGTCACGGAGCTTCACGACTACCTCAGACTCCTCTATGCCCGCATCGGCACGCCTCACTGTCCCGAATGCGGGCGCGAGGTCGGCGAGCAGTCCGCCCAGCAGATGGTGCGTCGGATCCTGGAACTGCCCGAGGGGACGAAAGCGAAGATCGCCGCACCCGTAGTGCGCGACCAGAAGGGAGCCTTCGAGGAGTTGTTCGACGACCTCGTGAGCGAGGGCTACTCGCGCGTCGAGGTCGACGGCGAGGAGTTCGACCTCGCCACTAATCGGCCCGAACTGGACGAGAACTACGATCATACTGTTGACGTGGTGGTCGATCGCGTGAAGATTTCCGGGGAGGCGCGCTCGCGCATCACCGACAGCGTCGAAACCGCTCTCGAAGAAGCCGACGGCGTGCTCAAGGTCATCCTCCCGGACCCACCCGACGCCGACATCGGCGGCGCGACCGCACGGGCGACGGGCGATCTGGCCGGTGAGGACACCGACCGCGCGGTCGTCGAGTTTTCCGAGGCGCTCGCGTGCACTCACTGCGGCATCGACATCTCCGAGATCGAAACTCGGTCCTTTTCGTTCAACAGTCCGCACGGGGCCTGCCCGGAGTGTGAGGGCATCGGCGAGACGAAGGAAGTCGACGCCGACCTCGTGGTGCAGGACTCCGAAAAGCCGCTCCGTGAGGTGTTCGAGCCGTGGAGTTACTCGCGGTCGTACTATCGAACCCGCCTCGATGCCGTGGCGGCTCACTTCGACGTCGCGCTCGAGACGCCGTTCGAGGAACTCGACGAGGATATTCGAGAAGCGTTTCTGTATGGAACGAGCGAGCAGGTGGTCTTCGAGCGCCGGACGAAGAACGGCACTCGGCGGAAGAAAAAGCGCTTCGAGGGCGTGATCCCCAACCTCGAACGTCGCCACGTCGAGACCGAGAGCCAGAGCACGCGCGATCACATCGAGAAGTTCATGGCCGTCACCACCTGTCCGGCCTGTGACGGAACCCGCCTGAAGCCCGAGAGTCGTGCCGTATTGGTCGACGACACGGCCATCACCGCCGTCAACCGGATGTCGATCGGCGATGCGCTTGCCCACTTCGAGGGGATGGAGGAAGGAATGAGCGAGCGCGACCTGACCATCGCTGCGGAGATTTTGAAGGAGATCCGCGCCCGGCTCGGATTCATGTGCGAGGTCGGCCTCGAATACCTCACCCTCGATCGTCAGGCGGCGACGCTTTCGGGTGGCGAAAGCCAGCGGATTCGCCTCGCCACCCAGATCGGCTCCGGTCTCGTGGGCGTGCTGTATGTCCTCGACGAGCCCTCCATCGGACTGCACCAACGCGACAACGACAGACTCCTGAATACCCTCGAAGAGTTGCGCGACCTCGGCAACACCCTGCTGGTGGTCGAACACGACGAGGCGACGATGCGCCGCGCCGACGAGGTCATCGACATGGGGCCCGGTCCCGGCAAGCGCGGCGGCGAAGTGGTCGCGCAGGGCACGGTCGACGAGATCGAACGGGTCGATGGCTCGGTCACGGGTGCGTATCTCAGTGGCCGGAAGGCAATTCCCGTGCCCGACGAGCGCCGCCAACCGGACGGCGAACTCACGATTCGGGGCGCGCGCCAGCACAACCTCAAGGACCTCGACGTGTCGATTCCGCTCGGCTGTTTCACGGCCATCACCGGCGTTTCGGGGTCGGGCAAATCCACCCTGATGCACGACGTACTCTACAAGGGTCTCGTCCGCGAGATGAACGACAATCGGACTGTGGACCCCGGCGAGCACGACGCCATCGAGTACGAAGAAATCGAGACCGTCCGACTCATCGACCAGTCGCCGATCGGCCGCACGCCACGGTCGAACCCCGCCACGTACACCGGCGTGTTCGATCACGTGCGCGAACTGTTCGCCGAGACGAAACTCGCCAAACAGCGCGGCTACGAGAAGGGTCGATTTTCCTTTAACGTCAAAGGCGGGCGCTGTGAGGCCTGTGGCGGGCAGGGCACGGTGAAGATCGAGATGAACTTCCTCTCCGATGTCCATGTGCCCTGCGAGGAGTGTGGCGGCGCGCGCTACAATGACGAGACGCTCGACGTCGAGTACAAGGAGCAAACCATCGCCGACGTGCTGGACATGTCCGTCGAGGAAGCCTACGAGTTCTTCGAAGCCGACACCCGGCTCAAGCGCCGGCTCCAGCTCCTTCGAGATGTGGGACTCGACTACATGCGACTGGGCCAGCCATCGACCACTCTTTCAGGTGGGGAGGCCCAGCGTGTCAAGCTCGCCGAGGAGTTGGGCAAGAAACAGACCGGCGACACGCTCTACCTGCTCGACGAACCCACGACCGGCTTGCATTCGGCCGACGAGCGCAAACTCATCTCGGTGCTCCAGCGCCTCGTCGACAACGGCAATACCGTGGTCGTCGTCGAACACGAACTCGACCTCGTGAAGAACGCCGACCACGTCGTCGACCTCGGCCCGGAGGGTGGCGAGAACGGTGGCGAGATCGTCGCGGCCGACACGCCCGAAGCGGTCGCCGGCATCGAGGAGTCACACACGGGCCGCTATCTCCGCGACCTCCTTCCGGGAATCGAGCTGGAGGGCCCGCGCGCCGACCGGCGCGTCGCGGCCGACGACGACTGA